From the Thermococcus sp. genome, the window GCCGTCTCGCTGAACTTCCAAGCCGCAACGGTGACCTTGTGCTCAAGCTTTCCTGCACCGAGGACGCTTCCGGGGACGATGACGACGTCGCCCTCCTTGGTGTAACGGTTGATCCTGCTGACGTTAACCTCGGCCCTCTGCCTCCTAGGCCTCTCAAGGCGCCAGGCTATGTCCTTCCATATCTTAACCCCTTCCTCATTCGACTTCTTTCTGAGGTAGCGGATGAGCCTCCTCAGGTTGATGTCAGTGGGTCCGGTTCTCTTGACCATGAACATACCTCCTTAACGCTCTCTCGCAGGTGGGAAACCGACAGATCCAACGGGGTGAGCGTAAATACTGGTGCGGGGGCGGGGATTTGAACCCCGGAACCCCTACGGGACGGGACCCTGAATCCCGCGCCTTTGACCAGGCTCGGCAACCCCCGCGTCAGTCGGACGCTAATTTATGGAGTTCGCTTATAAATCTATCGCTCTTCCTCATGAGGATTTTGAGGGCTATGGCCACGATTTCCTCAACGGGGAGCTCTCCGTTGGTCTCGACGGTAAACACGAACGTCCCGGGAACTACCTCTTCCCGTATCTTGTCACCCTGATAGGCCTCGAATTTCCTTGGGAGGTAGAAGGCCTTTGTGGTAGTTATGATGAGCTCCTCATCGGTCTCCTCAACGGGAAGACCGCGCCTCTCGGCAAGATTCTTGAGCTCTTCCCAGTCGGGAACTTCCTTGCTGACGTGTATCTTCGTGAGGTACTTGTAGTAGACAAAGCCCGGCTGCCACTTGGCGTGATCCTTTCCGCGTCCAAGCCTCGCGTAGGCGTTGAGGGTAAGCCTCTGCCCCTCGGCGAGCTTGACTATCGGGATGTCCGGGTTGGCGGGCTTGACTCCCTCATCGTCGCTCTTCAGGTCGCCGGAGTAAACCATTCCCGGCCCCTCAGCCTCAAGGGAGAGCGTGACCGTGTAGTCCTCAAGCTCAAGGGAGTCGAGTGAAAACCTCTCGACCGGGGTGGTGAGCGGAATCATCGCCAGTCTGTGGGCGATTATCTCGTCAAAAAGGGCCGAATCGTTCTCGAAGAACTCGACCTCGTCAACTGCGAAGGTAGGAACCTCGGCGAGGATGGTTCTCCTCAGAGCGTTGGCGAAGGGAACGTCAACTCCCTCGATGATGAACTTAATCGAGTCCTCCCTTTTCTCAAGAATCTGAAACTTTGGCTCCATCGGCATCACCAAAAAAGAAGTTGTGGGGTCAGACACGCCTGCCCCTTCTTCCGCCCTTCGGCCTTGTGCCGTCGTGCGGAATCGGGGTGACGTCCTCAACCCTTCCTATCCTAAGACCTGCCCTGGCGAGGGCACGGATGGCTGCCTGGGCACCCGGTCCGGGGCTCTTGCTCTTGCTTCCTCCCGGGGCGCGAACCTTGATGTGAACGCCGACGAAGCCCTTCTCCATAGCCTCTTCGGCGGCCCTTCTGGCGGCAATCATGGCCGCGTACGGGGAGGGCTCGTCCCTGTCTGCCTTGACGACCATACCACCGCTCCACCTGCTGACGGTCTCGGCCCCGGTGAGGTCGGTGATGTGGATGATGGTGTTGTTGTAGGAGGAGTAGATGTGGGCAACTCCCCACTTCTCCTTCTTCTTAAGGTTAACCTGCTGCTGAACTTCCTCACTCATGAGGCCTCACCCTGCTTAGCCTGTTCAATAACCATCCTCTCGGGGTGGCTCTCCTTGGCGAAAGGAGAGGTCTTCGAGTACGTTATGGCGTCTTCCTCCTCCCTGAGGACGAGATATCCCGGAGAACGGATGATCTGTCCGTTGACCTCGATGTGGCCGTGGACTATGAGCTGCCTGGCCTGCCTGATGGTCCTGGCGAGGCCCTTCTTGTAGACGAGGGTCTGAAGGCGCCTGTCAAGGACATCCTCAACGGTGAGTGAGAGAACGTCATCCAGGACGGCATCGGCCGGGAGGAGGCCCAGCCTGTTGAGCCTCTGGAGGAGCTGGACCCTCTCGATCTCGGCCTGCTTGCCGCGGGCTGCAAGGAGGCGCCTAGCCCTACGCCTGAACTCCTTGAGCTGGGTCTCGTGGCGCCAGAGCTCCTTCTTGTTCTTGAGGGCGTACTTCCTCATGAGGACTCTCTCGCGGTCGAGCCTCTCCTTAATCCAGGGGTGAGAGGGAGTCTCGTACCTTTTTCTCTGTCTCTTAGGGTCTCCCATCTAAACCACCTCACTTCTTCTTCCTTCTCACGCCAATCGTGGTGCCGTGCCTGAAGTTCGACCGGGTCCTCTGTCCGCGGAGCGGAAGACCGAGCTCGTGCCTTATGCCGCGGTAAGCCCTGATGCGCCTGAGCCTGTTAACGTCCTCACGCCAAGCCATGACGAGCTTGGCGGTGATAAGGTGCATGTCCTTGCCTGTCTCGTAGTCCTTCGGCCTGTTGACGGCCCAGGCGGGTATGCCGTGGGCAACCGGATCCTCAAGGATCTTCTCTATGGTCTTGACCTGCTCGTCGGTCAGGTAACCGGTCTTCATGTACGGGTCTATTCCTGCAACCCTGAGCACCATCGTAGCGAAGTTTATGCCTATACCCCTGATGCCCGTAAGGGCCCATCTCAACTGCTTATTTCCGTCCAAATCAACTCCCGCTACACGGACGATGTGTCTGAAGTTGTCCGTCATTACGAATACACCTCCATCTCAATCCTTCATAGAGGATTTTGGCGCCGGGACGGGGATTTGAACCCCGGTGTCCATACGGACACGGGCTCTCAAGGCCCGCGCCATCCCAGGCTAGGCGATCCCGGCATACACGCGGTAGCCGCTCCCCTTCGCCAGCTCTCTCACTTCGGTGAAGTGGTCATTCATTAGAGCCTTAATATACTTTGCCCCCTGCTTCGTCTTGATAACAAGTTGCAGGAGGCCTCCATCGTTGAGATGCCGGGGAGCGTTTATAACTATTTCCCTCAGCACTTCCTTTCCCGCGTGCACCGGGGGATTAGTGATGATTGCGTCGAACTTTTCGCCCCTAACGGGTTCGTAGAGGCTTCCCCATCTCACCTCGGCGTTTCTAACGCCGTTGATTTTTAAATTTTTCCTCGCTATCTTGATGGCGCGCCTGTTAACGTCGGTCATCACCACGTAGTCAACGAAGCGGGAAGCGACTATGCCTATTGCCCCGTAGCCGCAGCCGAGGTCGAGGACGCGCCAGTCATCGTCGAGCACCATGTTCTCTATGAGTAACTCGGTCCCCCTGTCGAGTTTCCCGAAGGAGAAGACTCCACTGGCTGTGATGAACCTGAAGCACTGACCCCTAAGGCAGACCTCTATCGTCTTGGTTTTCAACGGCGTGCCTGGCTCTTCGGAGTAGTAGTGGCCCATGGTTGGGGGTAGGGGGAGGGGTTTATAAAAGATGGGGAACAGACTCGGGTTATCCAGTTATATGGCTGATGTCATTTAAAACCACTAAAGCTTTTAATTTGCCCCACGAGATAAATTATTGTCGTCGTTGTGACTCCTATGCCACATACCCAGCGCAATCATAGATAGTGTTATCACCGGCAACATTACCATGAGCCAAGTTATTTGAGAATTAACGGAGATCAGCCCAAGTTCCAATAGTGCAGCAAGTAGAAACGCAGTACCCATGGCAATATATCCAAATTCGTAAGCCATCTTGAGTTTCTTTGTTTTGGTATGTTTTATTTTTTCATTATGAACAAAATCAAATATCCAGATTGCTAAACATATTAAAGCAATCCACGC encodes:
- a CDS encoding 50S ribosomal protein L18e, translated to MVKRTGPTDINLRRLIRYLRKKSNEEGVKIWKDIAWRLERPRRQRAEVNVSRINRYTKEGDVVIVPGSVLGAGKLEHKVTVAAWKFSETAKKKIVEAGGEVLTIEELIERNPKGSGVIIME
- a CDS encoding DNA-directed RNA polymerase subunit D, with the translated sequence MEPKFQILEKREDSIKFIIEGVDVPFANALRRTILAEVPTFAVDEVEFFENDSALFDEIIAHRLAMIPLTTPVERFSLDSLELEDYTVTLSLEAEGPGMVYSGDLKSDDEGVKPANPDIPIVKLAEGQRLTLNAYARLGRGKDHAKWQPGFVYYKYLTKIHVSKEVPDWEELKNLAERRGLPVEETDEELIITTTKAFYLPRKFEAYQGDKIREEVVPGTFVFTVETNGELPVEEIVAIALKILMRKSDRFISELHKLASD
- a CDS encoding 30S ribosomal protein S11, whose amino-acid sequence is MSEEVQQQVNLKKKEKWGVAHIYSSYNNTIIHITDLTGAETVSRWSGGMVVKADRDEPSPYAAMIAARRAAEEAMEKGFVGVHIKVRAPGGSKSKSPGPGAQAAIRALARAGLRIGRVEDVTPIPHDGTRPKGGRRGRRV
- a CDS encoding 30S ribosomal protein S4, producing the protein MGDPKRQRKRYETPSHPWIKERLDRERVLMRKYALKNKKELWRHETQLKEFRRRARRLLAARGKQAEIERVQLLQRLNRLGLLPADAVLDDVLSLTVEDVLDRRLQTLVYKKGLARTIRQARQLIVHGHIEVNGQIIRSPGYLVLREEEDAITYSKTSPFAKESHPERMVIEQAKQGEAS
- a CDS encoding 30S ribosomal protein S13 — encoded protein: MTDNFRHIVRVAGVDLDGNKQLRWALTGIRGIGINFATMVLRVAGIDPYMKTGYLTDEQVKTIEKILEDPVAHGIPAWAVNRPKDYETGKDMHLITAKLVMAWREDVNRLRRIRAYRGIRHELGLPLRGQRTRSNFRHGTTIGVRRKKK
- a CDS encoding class I SAM-dependent methyltransferase, which translates into the protein MGHYYSEEPGTPLKTKTIEVCLRGQCFRFITASGVFSFGKLDRGTELLIENMVLDDDWRVLDLGCGYGAIGIVASRFVDYVVMTDVNRRAIKIARKNLKINGVRNAEVRWGSLYEPVRGEKFDAIITNPPVHAGKEVLREIVINAPRHLNDGGLLQLVIKTKQGAKYIKALMNDHFTEVRELAKGSGYRVYAGIA